AGACGCCGTATTTCAGGGTGGCGTCAGTCATAGCGTGGACGTTTTCCACCTTGGCCTCGTCGAAGAAAGCGCCGTTGCTGACGATGTACCCGCCGCCGCCCGCGCAGTCATTAATCAGCTTCTTAATGTAGTCGTCGACCGTCTTGGGCGTGCCCAGGTTCAACATGCCGGAGGGTACGTTCCCGGCGATACAGGCTACCTGCCCGATGGTCTGCTTGGCTTTGGCCATATCCGTGTCATCGAAAATCCAGCAGGTCTTGCCCTTGGGGATGTCCTTGATAACATCGAGGCGCTGGTTATAGCCGCCTTCGGCGGCCGGCAGCGGCACCACCCCTTCATCGATAAGGCCCAGCAGCACTTTTCTGAATGAAGGCCAGTAGAATTTCTTATACTGCGTATCGGAGAGGAAGCCGTCGCCGCCCTTGTGCAGGGGCATGAAGATGAACGGATTTCCGGCGGACTTGGCGGAGTTCACGCCCATTTTAATCATGATGGGCGTCATGATATCCAGCGCCTTGAGGAGCTTGTCCGGCTGGCGGTACATATCCATGATGACGCCCTTGGTGCCCCGCAGGGTATCGCCGATAACGTCGAATGGAGCCTTGGAATACCCGGCCACGATGGTGGGGTATCCCTGCGCCATGATATCCGCCCCGAAAGCGCCCAGGGAACCGGCGTATTTCAGGGACTCTTCACCGGCTTTCAAAAGCGTCTGGTAGGCGGCCTGGACGGGCGGCAGCCCGAAGGGGATAAAGCTTAAAGCCACGCCGTACATCTCCAGGATGCCGGTAACGGTGGGTATCTGCCGGAAAGGCTCCAGCGCCCCGAAGACGCGGGGTAAATAGGCTTTATAGAAGTAGTTGGACGGGTCTTCAATCAAATCATCATACTCGTCCGCCAGCATGTATTCGCCTTCATTGGCCTGGTAGGACGCTTCCGGTTTGACGCCGTGTCCCGGCCAGGAATAAAGCTTGTAGTCCATCACGTCGAAGAATTTGCCCGGCCCCGGCGTGGCGGCGCCGAGGTGCCCGTCCGGCTTGAAGTCCACGATGAATTTTTTATAGGCCATACTGTTCTTGTCATAGTCGTACATAACGTCCTTCGGCGTGAGCCCGACATAGGTGGCGGGCCAGAAGCTGGGGAGAATGAACAGCGGCACCCTATCCGGTTTTTTCTTCATCTGGATGGCGTCCTTGATGCGGGTGGCCCTGGCCTTGTAGTCTTTTTCTGCCTGGGGGCTGGCGTATTTAGCGCCGTCAGGAGAGATCCATTTGGCGAACATCGCCTCCTGTCTTTCATCCGGGGTCATGTTTTTCCATTCAGCTGTCATTTTTACCTCCTGAGTATCGTCCCTATAGGACTTTATTTTATGCTCCCGCCCTTTTACGGGGGAAAAGCTTGGCTTAGATTCACCACATATTAGCTATTTGAGGGAAAAAATGCAAGCGGCGGCACCGGGCAAATCAGGCGGGTGATTCAGCTTTTACAGATACGGCGGGGATAATGACGTATCCGCCGGGATAAAAAATACCACGGCAGTCAATGTATTGCATTACAATTTTATCTATGATATTATAGAGAACACTCCGTTTACTTGGCAGCCGAAGGATTGGGAAAAAGGGTATTTTCCGCGGGTACGGCGGTCATACCAAATCCAGCGGGAGAGGTTGGGAAATATGGCGCCTTCTAAACTGGACCTGCATAGCCTCATCGTCTTTTACTATGTCGCCAGTGAACAAAGCATCACCGCCGCGGCGGATAAGCTGTGCCTGACGCAGCCCACCGTTACCTACCATATACGGTCGCTGGAGCGCAACGTCGGGCTCAAACTGCTGGACGTCAAGAAGCAGAAAGTGTTCCTGACCCAGGCCGGAGAGGGACTGTACCATTACGTCACCGAGATCTATCACCAGATGAACGGGGCGGAAAAATACCTGGATAACCTCAAGCAGGACAGCCTGCGCGTGGGCATTTCCACCACCTTCAGCACCTGCCTGGCGTCAGCGGCGGCGGCTTTCGAGAAAAACAACTCCCACGTGCGGCTGGTTATCCGGGGCGCCTCTTCCTTCGAGATTGCCGAGGCCGTCCTCAACTCGGAGATAGATCTGGGTATCGTGGTCAGCGCCGAGTACGGCAATCCCAAGCTCAAGTGCATCCCCCTGTCACAGCAGGAGCAACTGGTGCTGGTGGCTTCACCGTCCAGCGCCATCGCCCAGCGGCCGCACCTGGCTTTCGTGAACCTTTGCGGCTATCCCTTGATACTGGGGCCGGAGACATCCGCCACGCGGCGCATTATTTTAAAGCGGCTCCGCACCGGGGGCTGCCATATGCCTTCACCAATAGTGGTGGAGGTGAACAGCTCCGAGTGGGGGATAAACCTGGTGGAAAAGGGGGAGGGGGTGGGCCTGCACCATATCCGCAGCGTGGAAAAGCCGATTGCCGAGGGACGACTTAAAATACTGCCGCTTTCCGGCGATATTTACGTGGGAGTGGAAGCGCTTTTACGCGCCGACGCCCCCCGCCACCCCATGGCGGAAAAGTTCATCGCGCTGGTGCGGCAGGAGCTGGAAAACAAACAGAACAAAACGCCGGTATCGGCATCAATGAACTGATTCACTCCCGCGCCAGCTCCAGCGCCTCGCGGATATCGTCGGCCACCATGCGCCGCTTGGACTTTTCAATCAGGAAGTTTTTACCCGCCGGCGTGTAAGAGGGCAGCACTCTCTTATTTTCAAAAAAGTACTGTTGCCCCCTGATTTTATAGGTGGGTCCGGCCGGCACCACCCTCTTGCCCGTCTGCTTTTTCCAGATGGCGTTCATCATCCTGATGGCCACGTCCCCGCCAAGCAGGAAGACCTTGACGCCGGGAAACAAAGCTATTTCTTGTTCCAGCAGGGCGGCGCAGTTTTTCAGGGCGTCCGGGGAGACGGTGTACTGTGTCTTGCCGCACTTGACGGCGGTGGTGATATAGACGCCCAAATCCAGGATATCCTGCATATCAGTCACCTCCGCCCCGGCCTCCCGGAAAGCCTGGAGCGTAGTTTGTAAATAGAACGGGCTGCCCGCCGCGTAAAAAAAGTCGGCGGGGTTATTGGGTGGGGCTTCCGTGACCATCAGTATCTTTATTTTAGCGGGGTCGATTTCTGCCGGCGGCACGCTGTAACTGTTTTTAGCCGCGCCCGCGCAGGGGAAGTCCTTGCACTTTAAAATGTCGCTGACTTTCATGGCTGCCCCTCCCTCATGAATTTTATAAATGAATAATGAATTTGCATTAGTCCGCGCCCGATAGCGCCGTTGCTTTAACCTCCACCTCCACCGGGCGGCCGAGAGCGCCTTCCCAGTACTTTTCCACAAAGCCGCGCGAGCACCGGCAGTAAGTTGGTGAAGCGTTAACGCCTTCCGGGAGAGCGTTCATCAGGCTGCAAAAGCATCGCCGCGGCGTGCTGTAGGTATGGGGTGTGTAGTACTGCACCAGTGTTTTGCCATTTAGTTCCAGGCATATGCCTTTGACCGGTTTTTTCACTTCCGCTTCGAGGAACGCCTGTTCAGAGGCGTGTTTTAGTCGCCTGTTTTTTAAGCCTCTCGCCAGGCCGCTGTTATGGGCGATGCAGCTGTGGCCGCAGGCGGTCATGATTCGTGCGCCTTTTTCTCCGGGTACACACATGTCAAGGCGGTCGATGGCTTCTTTCATCCACAAAGCTGCCTTGGCCTTGTCGGTAGATTTAGTTATTTTATCGCTGCCTTCCATCACCTTTTCGCGCGCGTTGGCGCCGGCAAACTCCTCTACGCGCCCGCCCAGTTCCTGGATTTGTCCTAACGTTTTAGCTGTCATTTGTTCTTCCCTTTTTCTACTTTCTGAATCGGCACCCGGCATCCCACCACGGACTGCGGGTCTTTGTCCCCTTTGTATCTCTTATCATATACCTCGATGGCGTAGTGCATACCGTCCAGCAGCGCTTCTTTATAGGCGCCGGCGTTGGCCTGCAGCCAGTCGTTCATCCGTGCGTTGGAGCTTTCATAGCCCCGGCCGGGGTATATCTCGAACTCGGCGTATTCAGCCGCCGGCAGGTGGATAACCTGGTACTCCGGGGGGACGGTGGGGCTATCCACCCGCACCCCCGCGTATATTTTGCCCGGCCCCTCCGCCGGGTAGAGGCGGACTTCATAGCCTTCTTCGCCCGCCTGGTTCTTGAGCGGGCTCATCCTGCTGATTTTCATAAAGGCTTCCCAGACCCTGGCGGTCTCATCACCGCTGCCCGTCACCCCCGCCACCAGGAAAGCCTCCCCGGTAATCATCTTGGGCTGTGCCTGATTTTCTTTTTCCATGTTATTCAGCCTTCGCCTCGAACATATTGCAGCCGCCCGCCGCCAGCACCTCGTGGCCGAAGCACTTGCCCATGCCGCCGCCTTCGTCCTGGAAGTGTTTGCAGTCCCGGCACGCCTTGCCTTTTGGGGCTTTTTCCACGTATTTAACGTCCATTTTCCGCCTCCTGATTTATTCGGTATCCTGCTTAATCCTACCAGATAAATCAGACAACAGCGTGTCATATTAGCGGGGGTTTTGGTAAAAATCCACGGCCTTTTGGAGTCGGTCGCGGACGATTTCCCGGATGTGCGGCGGCTCCAGCACCTCCACGTAATTCCCGAACGACATTATATAGCCGTAGACCCATTCGTCCTCCGGGAAGGTAACGGTAACATCATAGGTTCCGTCCGCGTTGCGGGTGATGCGCCGCTCATCGTAGTCGTCATAGACGCGGTAAAGATGCTCCGGCCGGAACCTGAGCTTGAGCGTAACGGGTTGCCGGAGCATTATCTCCGGCTCTTCCTCTTTAGCGCTCCCCGGCGGGCGGCGGGTAAAGCTTTCCCCGGTAACGTTCAGGCGCCGGATGCGCGAGATGCGGAAGGTGCGGAAGTCCCGCCGCGTTCGGCAATAGCCCCAGACATACCACGCCTGGCTTTTAAACAGCAGCAGCATCGGCTCAATGGCGCGCCGACTCAAAATGCCATCCGCGTTAATATAGTCGAACGCCACCACCCGGCATTCGAGGATGGCGCGCTTGATGTCCAGGAACTTGTTTTCCTCGTTGGGGCCGCTGCCCCACGGCGAGAACTCGATATGCACCCAGTCCGCCGCCGCGGCTTTCTTGAATACCGCCCCGATTTTCTCCAGGATGGCGTCTATTTCCGGGTACTTGGTGGCCTGGAGCGTCTTGAGGGCAAGCAGCAGGCTGTCCCGCTCGTGCTCGTTGAGCAGGGCCTTATTGATGGCGTAGTTATCCAGCAGGGAAATGCCGCCGCCGCTGCCTTTGCTGGCAAAAACAGGCACACCGGCCGCGGAAAGCTCGTCGATATCCCGGTAAATAGTCCGGGTAGATACCCCGAACCGCGCCGCCAGATCAGCGGCGGTGACGGTCTTTTTATTGAGGAGAATCAGGGTGATTTCCAGCAGCCGGTTGATTTTCATCGTTGCCGCAGCATGTTATATCTTGCCGGTTTCCTTGAGCCTGACCGCCAGGTTCGCCCCGGCTTCCTCCGGCGTTTCACCGGGCAGGAACTCACAGTCCACTTTTCTTTCCGGGATGAAAAGCCGCTGCGTATAGCTTCGCCGCCCCGCCGCCGTGTCGATAGCAAGGTCGGCGACTTTCCAGGCGGTGAAGGGCTGTTTTTGCGCCGCCATCAGGCCCTTGATGTTGGCCTGGCGCAGCTCGCCCAGCTCGTGGCTGACGGTAACCAGGCAGGGGAGGGGGGTTTCAATAACGTCAAAGCCGTCCCCTTTGACACGCTCGGCTATCACCCGGCCGTCCCCGACCTCTATTTTACGGGCGTCCGTGATAACGGGCAGGCCGAGCAGCTCCGCCAGGCCCGTTCCCACCTGCCCGGCGTTAGTGTCCGCCGCCATGCGCCCGGTAAGAACAAGTTCGAACGCGCCCGCCTTTTTTACCGCCGCTGCCAGGATAGCCGCGGCGCCGCTGCTGTCTATATCCTCCAGCGCTTCGTCCTCGATAACGATAAGGTCGTCCGCGCCCACCGCCAGGCTTTTCTTGATAACCGCTTTGGGGATGGTCTTGCCCGCGCTCAGGACGGTTATCCTGGCCGGCTGCCCGTCCTTGATTTTCAGGGCGGCTTCCAGGGCGTTTTCATCATAGGGGTTCAGTACCGGCG
The Dehalococcoidales bacterium genome window above contains:
- a CDS encoding uroporphyrinogen decarboxylase family protein; the encoded protein is MTAEWKNMTPDERQEAMFAKWISPDGAKYASPQAEKDYKARATRIKDAIQMKKKPDRVPLFILPSFWPATYVGLTPKDVMYDYDKNSMAYKKFIVDFKPDGHLGAATPGPGKFFDVMDYKLYSWPGHGVKPEASYQANEGEYMLADEYDDLIEDPSNYFYKAYLPRVFGALEPFRQIPTVTGILEMYGVALSFIPFGLPPVQAAYQTLLKAGEESLKYAGSLGAFGADIMAQGYPTIVAGYSKAPFDVIGDTLRGTKGVIMDMYRQPDKLLKALDIMTPIMIKMGVNSAKSAGNPFIFMPLHKGGDGFLSDTQYKKFYWPSFRKVLLGLIDEGVVPLPAAEGGYNQRLDVIKDIPKGKTCWIFDDTDMAKAKQTIGQVACIAGNVPSGMLNLGTPKTVDDYIKKLINDCAGGGGYIVSNGAFFDEAKVENVHAMTDATLKYGVYK
- a CDS encoding LysR family transcriptional regulator, with the protein product MAPSKLDLHSLIVFYYVASEQSITAAADKLCLTQPTVTYHIRSLERNVGLKLLDVKKQKVFLTQAGEGLYHYVTEIYHQMNGAEKYLDNLKQDSLRVGISTTFSTCLASAAAAFEKNNSHVRLVIRGASSFEIAEAVLNSEIDLGIVVSAEYGNPKLKCIPLSQQEQLVLVASPSSAIAQRPHLAFVNLCGYPLILGPETSATRRIILKRLRTGGCHMPSPIVVEVNSSEWGINLVEKGEGVGLHHIRSVEKPIAEGRLKILPLSGDIYVGVEALLRADAPRHPMAEKFIALVRQELENKQNKTPVSASMN
- a CDS encoding uracil-DNA glycosylase family protein; this encodes MKVSDILKCKDFPCAGAAKNSYSVPPAEIDPAKIKILMVTEAPPNNPADFFYAAGSPFYLQTTLQAFREAGAEVTDMQDILDLGVYITTAVKCGKTQYTVSPDALKNCAALLEQEIALFPGVKVFLLGGDVAIRMMNAIWKKQTGKRVVPAGPTYKIRGQQYFFENKRVLPSYTPAGKNFLIEKSKRRMVADDIREALELARE
- a CDS encoding GyrI-like domain-containing protein, with the translated sequence MEKENQAQPKMITGEAFLVAGVTGSGDETARVWEAFMKISRMSPLKNQAGEEGYEVRLYPAEGPGKIYAGVRVDSPTVPPEYQVIHLPAAEYAEFEIYPGRGYESSNARMNDWLQANAGAYKEALLDGMHYAIEVYDKRYKGDKDPQSVVGCRVPIQKVEKGKNK
- a CDS encoding YafY family protein, translating into MKINRLLEITLILLNKKTVTAADLAARFGVSTRTIYRDIDELSAAGVPVFASKGSGGGISLLDNYAINKALLNEHERDSLLLALKTLQATKYPEIDAILEKIGAVFKKAAAADWVHIEFSPWGSGPNEENKFLDIKRAILECRVVAFDYINADGILSRRAIEPMLLLFKSQAWYVWGYCRTRRDFRTFRISRIRRLNVTGESFTRRPPGSAKEEEPEIMLRQPVTLKLRFRPEHLYRVYDDYDERRITRNADGTYDVTVTFPEDEWVYGYIMSFGNYVEVLEPPHIREIVRDRLQKAVDFYQNPR
- a CDS encoding electron transfer flavoprotein subunit beta/FixA family protein; translation: MLNIIVCIKVVTDPEAPASTFKIDPAGKRVLPGQGVPPVLNPYDENALEAALKIKDGQPARITVLSAGKTIPKAVIKKSLAVGADDLIVIEDEALEDIDSSGAAAILAAAVKKAGAFELVLTGRMAADTNAGQVGTGLAELLGLPVITDARKIEVGDGRVIAERVKGDGFDVIETPLPCLVTVSHELGELRQANIKGLMAAQKQPFTAWKVADLAIDTAAGRRSYTQRLFIPERKVDCEFLPGETPEEAGANLAVRLKETGKI